In Nostoc edaphicum CCNP1411, the sequence AAAGAAGTCTACCGCTTTGCTGTGCAAAAAGTGCCAGAAATTATTGATAAAGCATTGTTTCAAGCCAACCTCAGCGTTGATCAAATAGATTGGCTGCTGTTGCATCAAGCCAATCAACGGATTATCGATGCCGTTGCCCAACGCCTAAATATCCCAGAACATAAAGTTATCAGTAATCTTGCCCAGTACGGCAATACCTCTGCGGCTTCCATCCCCTTAGCTTTAGATGAAGCAGTACGGCAAGGCAAAATAAAACCCAATGACATCGTTGCTGCATCCGGCTTTGGTGCCGGTCTTACCTGGGGTGCGGCAATTTTTAAATGGGGAAGATAAATATTTTGTCCTTAGTCCTTAGTCATTTGTCCTTAGTTAATGACCAATACTTCTCTACGAGAGGATGTACCAACGGCAAAGCTCAGTACAAATGACCAATGACAAATGACAAATGACAAATGACAAATGACAAATGACCAATGACAAATGACAAATGACAAAAACTGCATGGGTGTTTCCCGGACAAGGTTCCCAAGCGCTGGGAATGGGAATGGACTTATTAGATATACCATCCGCTAAAAACAAATTTGCCCAAGCCGAGGAAATTTTGGGCTGGTCTGTAACAGAAATCTGTCAAAACGAAGAAGAAAAGTTATCACAAACGCTATACACCCAGCCAATTCTTTATGTGGTAGAAAGCATTCTTGCTGACCTTCTCCGAGAACGAGGACATCAGCCAGATTTAGTTGCGGGTCACAGTTTGGGAGAATATTCTGCCCTTTATGTAGCGGGTGTCTTTGAGTGGTCGGCTGGTTTATATCTAGTAAAACGTCGTGCAGAACTCATGGATAGTGCCGTTGGTGGCATGATGGCAGCTTTGATGAACTTTGACCGCGAACAGTTGGAAAAAGTCATTGCCGAAACGCCTGATGTAGTGCTGGCAAATGACAATAGTTCGGCTCAGGTGGTAATTTCAGGCACGGCTGAGGCTGTACAAGCAGTGATGACTCAAGTTAAAGCAAAGCGTGCTATTCCCCTAAAAGTTTCTGGAGCATTTCATTCACATTTAATAGCACCAGCGGCGGCTGAATTCCAAGA encodes:
- the fabD gene encoding ACP S-malonyltransferase, coding for MTKTAWVFPGQGSQALGMGMDLLDIPSAKNKFAQAEEILGWSVTEICQNEEEKLSQTLYTQPILYVVESILADLLRERGHQPDLVAGHSLGEYSALYVAGVFEWSAGLYLVKRRAELMDSAVGGMMAALMNFDREQLEKVIAETPDVVLANDNSSAQVVISGTAEAVQAVMTQVKAKRAIPLKVSGAFHSHLIAPAAAEFQDILESVEFQPAVVPVLSNVEPIPSIDAKILKQRLNQQMTGSVRWREICLQLPANGIERVMEIGPGKVLTGLVKRNSPDLILQNIQSAADLPA